From Blastochloris viridis, one genomic window encodes:
- a CDS encoding amino acid ABC transporter substrate-binding protein, giving the protein MRKLAVGLALGAAFTLSASPALAQATLKAIQARGNVECGVSQGLPGFSAPNDKGEWAGFDVDFCRALAAAIFNDPTKVKFLPLSAKDRFTALQSGDIDVLSRNSTWTLSRDTALGLDFPAITFYDGQGFLVRKTLKVSSALELSGATICTQTGTTTELNAADFFHSHNMKYEMVAFATNDEAIKTYDTGENGRCDAFTTDVSGLFAEKLKLTRPDDHVVLPEIISKEPLAPAVRHGDNQWTDIVRWTHFAMVAAEELGVSSTTVGDMLTAANPEVRRLLGVEGNAGEQLGLTKDWVVRIVRHVGNYGEVFERNLGKGSQLGIARGQNALWTKGGLQYAPPIR; this is encoded by the coding sequence ATGCGCAAACTTGCTGTCGGTCTCGCGCTGGGCGCGGCCTTCACCCTGTCGGCGTCGCCCGCTTTGGCGCAGGCGACGCTGAAGGCCATCCAGGCCCGCGGCAATGTGGAGTGCGGCGTCAGCCAGGGTCTGCCGGGCTTTTCCGCCCCCAACGACAAGGGCGAGTGGGCCGGGTTCGACGTCGATTTCTGCCGCGCGCTGGCGGCGGCGATCTTCAACGACCCCACCAAGGTGAAATTCCTGCCGCTGTCGGCCAAGGACCGCTTCACCGCGCTGCAATCGGGCGATATCGACGTGTTGTCGCGCAACTCGACCTGGACGCTGTCGCGCGACACTGCGCTCGGGCTCGATTTTCCCGCCATCACCTTCTACGACGGCCAGGGCTTCCTGGTGCGCAAGACGCTGAAGGTGAGTTCGGCGCTGGAGTTGTCGGGCGCCACGATCTGCACCCAGACCGGCACCACCACCGAACTCAACGCCGCCGATTTCTTCCATTCCCACAATATGAAATACGAGATGGTGGCGTTCGCCACCAATGACGAGGCGATCAAGACCTACGACACCGGCGAGAACGGCCGCTGCGATGCCTTCACCACCGACGTCTCCGGCCTTTTTGCTGAAAAGCTGAAGCTGACCCGTCCCGATGACCACGTCGTGCTGCCGGAAATCATCTCGAAGGAGCCGCTGGCGCCGGCGGTACGCCACGGCGACAACCAGTGGACGGACATCGTGCGCTGGACCCACTTTGCCATGGTCGCCGCCGAGGAACTGGGCGTCAGTTCCACCACCGTGGGAGACATGTTGACCGCGGCCAACCCGGAAGTGCGGCGGTTGCTCGGCGTCGAGGGCAACGCCGGCGAGCAGCTCGGCCTGACCAAGGATTGGGTGGTTCGTATCGTCCGCCACGTCGGCAATTACGGCGAGGTGTTCGAGCGCAACCTCGGCAAGGGGTCCCAACTCGGCATCGCCCGCGGCCAGAATGCGCTGTGGACCAAGGGCGGCCTGCAATACGCCCCGCCGATCCGGTGA
- a CDS encoding metal ABC transporter permease encodes MTDLVATLTQPFQFEFMRLALVIAVLVAVPAALLSAFLVLKGWSLMGDAISHAILPGVVLSYIAGLPLALGAFAAGMTCALATGYLKENSRIKQDTVMGVVFSGMFGLGLVLFTKVESDVHLDHILFGDMLGVGWSDIAQSAAIAAVVTALILIKWRDLLLHAFDPVQAKAVGLPVRLLHYGFLAVLSLAIVGALKAVGIILAIAMLIAPGAIAFLLTRRFATMLAVAVAVAVGCAFVGVYASFFIDSAPAPTIVLMMTLVFIAAFVVSSRAVRQEPVAA; translated from the coding sequence ATGACCGATCTTGTCGCGACCCTGACCCAGCCGTTTCAGTTCGAGTTCATGCGTCTTGCGCTGGTGATCGCGGTGCTGGTGGCGGTGCCGGCGGCGCTGCTCTCCGCCTTCCTGGTGCTCAAGGGCTGGTCGCTGATGGGCGATGCCATCTCCCACGCCATCCTGCCGGGCGTGGTGTTGTCCTACATCGCCGGCCTGCCGCTGGCTCTTGGCGCTTTCGCCGCCGGCATGACGTGTGCGCTCGCCACCGGCTATCTGAAGGAGAACAGCCGCATCAAGCAGGACACCGTGATGGGGGTGGTGTTCTCCGGCATGTTCGGGCTCGGCCTCGTTCTCTTCACCAAAGTCGAAAGCGACGTTCACCTCGACCACATCCTATTCGGTGACATGCTCGGGGTCGGCTGGTCGGACATCGCCCAGAGCGCGGCGATCGCCGCGGTCGTCACCGCGCTGATCCTCATCAAGTGGCGCGACCTGCTGCTGCACGCCTTCGACCCGGTGCAGGCCAAGGCGGTCGGGCTGCCGGTGCGGCTTTTGCACTATGGCTTTCTGGCGGTGCTGTCGCTGGCCATCGTCGGAGCGCTGAAGGCGGTCGGCATCATCCTCGCCATCGCCATGCTGATCGCGCCCGGCGCCATCGCGTTCCTGCTCACCCGCCGTTTTGCCACCATGCTGGCGGTGGCGGTGGCGGTGGCGGTGGGCTGCGCCTTCGTCGGCGTCTATGCCAGCTTTTTCATCGACAGCGCCCCGGCACCCACCATCGTGCTGATGATGACGCTGGTGTTCATCGCCGCCTTCGTGGTGTCGAGCCGCGCCGTGCGGCAGGAGCCGGTGGCGGCATAG
- a CDS encoding TVP38/TMEM64 family protein has protein sequence MTASPEIQARTNLRLMARGLMLIATFVVLGYTLKATGLSDLVDTGWIDSQVKGRGLSGEVIFVAVGAVFTAVGLPRQLICFLAGYAFDLALGTALALVASVAGCVVAFAYARLLGRAIVKHRFPRRIAALDNVLHGHPLSMTLLIRLLPVGSNLITNLAAGVSSVRPLPFIVGSALGYVPQTVVFALAGSGVQLDAELRIAVSAALFVVSGILGVMLYRRYRKTKALDAVTGDAP, from the coding sequence GTGACGGCGTCTCCCGAGATCCAGGCCCGCACCAATCTCCGGCTGATGGCCCGCGGCCTGATGCTGATCGCAACTTTCGTCGTGCTCGGCTACACGCTGAAGGCGACCGGCCTGTCCGATCTGGTCGACACCGGCTGGATCGATAGCCAGGTCAAGGGCCGCGGCCTGTCGGGCGAGGTGATCTTCGTCGCGGTGGGGGCGGTGTTCACTGCGGTCGGGTTGCCGCGCCAGTTGATCTGCTTCCTCGCCGGCTATGCCTTCGACCTCGCACTCGGTACTGCGCTTGCGCTGGTTGCCTCGGTGGCCGGGTGCGTGGTGGCGTTCGCCTACGCACGGCTGCTCGGCCGGGCCATCGTCAAGCACCGCTTTCCCCGCCGCATCGCCGCGCTCGACAACGTGCTGCACGGCCATCCGCTGTCGATGACGCTGCTGATCCGGCTGTTGCCGGTCGGCAGCAACCTCATCACCAACCTCGCGGCCGGGGTGTCGAGCGTGCGGCCGCTGCCGTTCATCGTCGGCTCGGCGCTGGGCTACGTGCCGCAGACCGTGGTGTTCGCGCTGGCCGGCTCGGGCGTGCAGCTCGACGCCGAGCTACGGATCGCGGTGTCGGCGGCGCTGTTCGTGGTGTCCGGCATCCTCGGCGTGATGCTGTACCGCCGCTACCGCAAGACCAAGGCGCTGGACGCGGTGACGGGCGACGCGCCGTAG
- the metC gene encoding cystathionine beta-lyase — MSSPKTPPSPRRRHIATDLVHAGREPAEQFGFVNTPIYRGSTVLYPTADDLANRRGRFSYGRRGTPTSLALESALKQITGGAGVVLTPSGLSAASVALLSVVKAGDHILMTDSVYEPTRHVCDTVLARLGVTTQYFDPLIGAGIAEMIRPATRLVYCEAPGSQTFEMGDIPAMVEAAHARDALVAIDNTWATSLGFDGHSHGVDLVIEAGTKYLGGHADVNLGFVSAAPSAWKSLQGTHGTLGQCAAAEDIFLALRGLRTLALRLQRHQASALEVCDWLAGRPEVSRILNPMLPTDPGHALFKRDFTGGCGLFSIVLKPAPREAVAAFLDALELFGMGYSWGGYESLAIPFDAKAYRTATSWQPEGPTLRFHIGLDEPADLIDDLERGFAAMANAASRPEGEP, encoded by the coding sequence ATGTCGTCCCCGAAAACGCCCCCCTCGCCCCGCCGCCGGCACATCGCGACCGACCTCGTCCACGCCGGCCGCGAGCCGGCCGAGCAGTTCGGCTTCGTCAACACGCCGATCTATCGCGGCTCGACGGTGCTGTATCCGACCGCCGACGATCTCGCCAACCGCCGCGGCCGCTTCAGCTACGGCCGGCGCGGCACCCCGACCTCGCTGGCGCTGGAGAGCGCCCTCAAGCAGATCACCGGCGGCGCCGGAGTGGTGCTGACGCCGTCCGGCCTGTCGGCGGCGTCGGTTGCGCTGCTGTCGGTGGTGAAGGCCGGCGACCACATCCTGATGACCGACAGCGTGTACGAGCCGACCCGGCACGTCTGCGACACCGTGCTCGCCCGCCTCGGCGTCACCACCCAGTATTTCGACCCGCTGATCGGCGCCGGCATCGCGGAGATGATTCGGCCCGCCACCCGCCTCGTCTATTGCGAGGCGCCGGGCTCGCAGACCTTCGAGATGGGCGACATCCCGGCCATGGTCGAGGCCGCCCACGCCCGCGACGCGCTGGTGGCGATCGACAACACCTGGGCGACCTCGCTCGGCTTCGACGGCCATAGCCATGGCGTCGACCTCGTGATCGAGGCCGGCACCAAGTATCTCGGCGGCCACGCCGACGTGAACCTCGGGTTCGTGTCGGCGGCGCCCTCGGCCTGGAAGTCACTGCAGGGCACCCACGGCACGCTCGGCCAATGCGCCGCGGCCGAAGACATCTTCCTGGCGCTGCGCGGCTTGCGCACCCTGGCGCTCAGGCTCCAGCGCCACCAGGCCTCCGCGCTCGAGGTCTGCGACTGGCTGGCTGGCCGGCCGGAGGTGTCGCGCATCCTCAACCCGATGCTGCCGACCGACCCCGGCCACGCGCTGTTCAAGCGCGACTTCACTGGCGGCTGCGGCCTGTTCAGCATCGTGCTGAAGCCGGCGCCGCGCGAGGCGGTGGCGGCGTTCCTCGATGCGCTTGAGCTGTTCGGCATGGGCTATTCGTGGGGCGGCTATGAGAGTCTCGCCATCCCGTTCGACGCCAAGGCCTACCGCACCGCCACAAGCTGGCAGCCCGAAGGCCCGACCTTACGCTTCCATATCGGCCTGGACGAGCCAGCCGACCTGATCGACGATCTTGAACGTGGATTCGCCGCCATGGCGAACGCCGCCTCACGTCCTGAGGGAGAGCCATGA
- a CDS encoding metal ABC transporter permease, whose protein sequence is MTTVPLATLLEPFAYGYMINAMWVSALVGAVCAFLSAYLMLKGWSLIGDALSHSIVPGVAGAYMLGLPFSLGAFFSGALAAGAMLFLSQRTRLKEDTVIGLIFTSFFGLGLFMVSLSPTSVNIQTIILGNVLAITPEDTVQLAIIGAVSLAVLLLKWKDLMVVFFDESHARTVGLNPPLLKTVFFALLSACTVAALQTVGAFLVIAMVVTPGATAYLLTDRFPRLIAISVAIGALTSFVGAYVSYFLDGATGGIIVLLQTLVFLTAFVLAPRHGLIANRRRATRTQRAIGETVA, encoded by the coding sequence ATGACGACGGTCCCGCTCGCCACGCTGCTGGAGCCGTTTGCCTACGGTTACATGATCAACGCGATGTGGGTCAGCGCCCTGGTCGGTGCGGTGTGTGCGTTCCTGTCGGCCTATCTGATGCTGAAGGGCTGGTCGCTGATCGGGGATGCGCTGTCGCACTCCATCGTGCCCGGCGTTGCCGGCGCCTACATGCTCGGCCTGCCGTTCTCGCTCGGCGCTTTCTTCTCCGGTGCGCTCGCGGCCGGCGCCATGCTGTTCCTCAGCCAGCGCACGCGGCTGAAGGAGGACACCGTCATCGGCCTGATCTTCACGTCCTTCTTCGGGCTCGGCCTATTCATGGTGTCGCTGTCGCCGACGTCGGTGAACATTCAGACCATCATCCTCGGCAACGTCCTCGCCATCACTCCGGAGGACACGGTGCAGCTCGCCATCATCGGCGCGGTGTCGCTGGCGGTGCTGCTGCTGAAATGGAAGGACCTGATGGTGGTGTTCTTCGACGAGAGCCACGCCCGCACCGTCGGCCTCAACCCGCCGCTGTTGAAGACGGTGTTCTTCGCGCTGCTCAGCGCCTGCACGGTGGCGGCGCTGCAGACGGTGGGCGCCTTCCTGGTCATCGCCATGGTGGTGACGCCGGGGGCGACGGCGTACCTGCTCACCGACCGCTTCCCGCGGCTGATCGCCATCAGCGTCGCCATCGGCGCGCTGACCAGCTTCGTCGGCGCCTATGTCAGCTATTTTCTCGACGGCGCCACCGGCGGCATCATCGTGCTGCTGCAGACGCTGGTATTCCTGACCGCGTTCGTGTTGGCGCCCAGGCACGGCCTGATCGCCAACCGGCGCCGCGCCACGCGGACCCAGCGCGCCATCGGGGAGACCGTGGCATGA
- a CDS encoding glycosyltransferase family 2 protein, giving the protein MAEQASLVQAPLVSVVVPARNEAGNLPALVDEIAAALASRGPFEAIVVDDGSNDATPKVLAELKRTRPWLIPLRHAVSCGQSAAIRTGVRAATAPVVATLDGDGQNDPTFLPAALDALAAGGARVGLVAGQRLGRKDTGFKKIQSRIANAVRGRVLGDGTRDTGCGLKAFRRDVFLALPYFDALHRFLPALVRREGFEVGLIDVVDRPRQAGVSNYGLWDRLWVGILDLYGVWWLIRRRRQVPEVTEL; this is encoded by the coding sequence GTGGCCGAACAAGCTTCGCTGGTCCAAGCCCCACTGGTATCTGTGGTTGTGCCGGCGCGCAACGAGGCTGGCAATCTGCCCGCTTTGGTCGACGAGATCGCCGCCGCGCTCGCCAGCCGCGGGCCGTTCGAGGCGATCGTCGTCGACGACGGCTCCAACGACGCCACGCCGAAGGTGCTGGCCGAGCTGAAGCGCACCCGGCCTTGGCTCATACCGCTGCGTCATGCCGTGTCTTGCGGCCAGTCGGCGGCGATCCGCACCGGGGTGCGGGCGGCGACGGCGCCGGTGGTCGCGACGCTCGACGGCGACGGCCAGAACGATCCGACCTTCCTGCCGGCGGCGCTCGACGCCCTCGCGGCCGGCGGCGCCCGGGTTGGCCTCGTTGCCGGCCAGCGGCTCGGCCGCAAGGACACCGGGTTCAAGAAGATCCAGTCGCGCATCGCCAATGCGGTGCGCGGCCGCGTGCTGGGGGACGGCACCCGCGACACCGGTTGCGGCCTCAAGGCGTTCCGCCGCGACGTGTTCCTGGCCTTGCCTTATTTCGACGCGCTGCACCGCTTCCTGCCGGCGCTGGTGCGGCGGGAGGGTTTCGAGGTCGGGCTGATCGACGTGGTCGACCGGCCGCGTCAGGCCGGTGTATCCAATTACGGGCTGTGGGACCGGCTGTGGGTCGGCATCCTCGACCTCTACGGCGTCTGGTGGCTGATCCGCCGTCGCCGCCAGGTGCCCGAGGTGACGGAGCTATAA